The proteins below are encoded in one region of Methanofollis aquaemaris:
- a CDS encoding ABC transporter permease, protein MREQLSGLAWAVWRRNLDVFSKTWQVNLIPPAIEPVLYLLALGFGVGAFITEIEGVPYIRFIAPALFAVSVMNASFFECTYGSYVRMYYQKTFDAIVATPVTIEEVIAGEILWGATRSLISAGIILPVLVLFGVVDLPGSLLLVPFAFAAGLLFASIGMCFTAVIPNIESINYPAFLFITPMFLFSGTFFPLDLLPGPLKALALAVLPLAHVVNVARALTLSTGWDLLFLGLLWIGIATPLLFLLALRLMKRRLIV, encoded by the coding sequence ATGAGAGAGCAACTCAGCGGCCTGGCATGGGCGGTCTGGCGCAGAAACCTCGACGTCTTCTCCAAGACCTGGCAGGTGAACCTCATCCCGCCGGCGATCGAACCGGTCCTCTACCTCCTTGCCCTGGGGTTCGGGGTCGGAGCATTCATCACCGAAATCGAGGGTGTCCCGTACATCAGGTTCATTGCCCCAGCCCTTTTTGCCGTCTCAGTGATGAACGCCTCCTTCTTCGAATGCACCTATGGGAGTTATGTCAGGATGTATTATCAGAAGACTTTCGACGCCATCGTCGCCACCCCGGTCACGATCGAAGAGGTGATCGCCGGGGAGATCCTCTGGGGAGCGACCAGAAGCCTCATCTCCGCCGGGATCATCCTGCCGGTCCTCGTCCTCTTCGGGGTCGTCGACCTCCCCGGTTCTCTCCTCCTCGTCCCCTTCGCCTTCGCCGCCGGCCTCCTCTTCGCCTCCATCGGGATGTGCTTCACCGCCGTCATCCCGAACATCGAATCGATCAACTACCCGGCCTTCCTCTTCATCACCCCGATGTTTCTCTTCTCGGGCACCTTCTTCCCCCTCGACCTCCTGCCCGGCCCTCTCAAGGCCCTCGCCCTTGCCGTCCTGCCGCTCGCCCATGTCGTCAATGTCGCACGAGCCCTCACCCTTTCGACAGGATGGGATCTCCTTTTTCTCGGCCTCCTCTGGATCGGGATCGCCACTCCTCTCCTCTTTCTCCTCGCACTCAGACTGATGAAACGGCGGCTTATCGTGTAA